In Trichomycterus rosablanca isolate fTriRos1 chromosome 4, fTriRos1.hap1, whole genome shotgun sequence, one DNA window encodes the following:
- the LOC134311436 gene encoding uncharacterized protein LOC134311436, translating into MGQGVDLPPNICISEHELEVVRDFVYLGSTISDSLSLDSELNKHIGKASTTMSRLAKRVWNNRKLTEHTKVQVYRACVVSTLLYGSETWTLQARQEQKLNTFHMRCLRRIFNITWQDRVPNTTVLERAGTPSMFTLLKQRRLRWLGHVVRMDEGRIPRDLLYGELAEGKRPTGRPQLRYKDVCKRDLKALDINLNTWEALANERSSSKHTVQKGLSKFEEKIAQKTEVQRQKRKALSAVERLASSFICARCGRDCHSRIGLTSVTHVRFFPFLNFSLSCCSCYNRV; encoded by the exons ATGGGACAAGGTGTGGACCTTCCACCTAACATCTGCATATCAGAACATGAACTGGAAGTGGTCCGTGACTTTGTGTACCTAGGGTCGACAATCTCAGACTCTCTTTCTCTTGACAGTGAGCTGAACAAGCACATTGGCAAGGCCTCTACGACTATGTCCAGACTGGCAAAGAGAGTGTGGAACAACAGAAAGCTGACAGAACACACTAAGGTCCAAGTCTACAGAGCGTGTGTAGTGAGCACACTCCTGTATGGCAGCGAAACTTGGACTCTACAAGCCAGACAAGAACAGAAGCTCAACACCTTTCACATGCGCTGCCTTCGCCGCATCTTCAACATCACCTGGCAGGACAGGGTGCCCAATACCACAGTCCTCGAGAGGGCTGGCACCCCCAGCATGTTCACCCTACTGAAACAACGACGGCTGCGCTGGCTTGGACACGTTGTCCGGATGGACGAGGGCCGCATTCCTAGAGACCTCTTGTATGGAGAGCTGGCCGAAGGAAAGCGTCCCACGGGCAGGCCTCAGCTACGCTACAAGGATGTCTGTAAAAGAGACCTGAAAGCCCTGGACATCAACCTCAACACGTGGGAAGCCCTGGCCAACGAACGATCATCCTCGAAGCATACAGTGCAGAAGGGTCTCTCCAAGTTTGAAGAGAAAATAGCCCAAAAGACAGAGGTACAACGCCAGAAGAGGAAAGCGCTAAGTGCAGTTGAGAGACTAGCATCAAGCTTCATCTGCGCAAGATGTGGAAGAGACTGTCATTCCCGTATAGGACTGACAAGTGTAACCCAC GTCAGGTTTTTTCCTTTTCTGAACTTTAGTCTCTCTTGCTGCTCGTGTTACAACCGAGTGTGA